A stretch of Pseudochaenichthys georgianus chromosome 2, fPseGeo1.2, whole genome shotgun sequence DNA encodes these proteins:
- the filip1l gene encoding filamin A-interacting protein 1-like isoform X2: protein MVVDEQQRLTEQLKQQTAKFQELSVTASQAQEELSSANARLQEEEQKVFRLEAELHDHSGRFHQEQETMTAKLTSEDAQNRQLRHKLSTLSRQLDDLEETNKTLRRAEEELLELRDKISRGECGNSSLMSELEELRKRVLEMEGKDEELIRMEDHCRDLNKKLEKEATQSRSLKAEVDKLNHRIMDLEKLEDAFSKSKQECNSLKSNLEKERTVSQVLTSELEVLKVRVKELEDAESQLGKTELTLKEDLTKLKTLTVMLVDERKAMAEKLKLMETKVHNSTGKLQAEQDKVTSVTEKLIDESKKALRSKAELQDKMCGATKERDDLKAKLSAEEEKSNDLESKINMMKKRLQSLENIEREYVRSRAKEDHTKSPTANRFQQEENKVKDLTQEVERLRHKVKDMKVVEGDLLKTEEFESLEKRFNSEQEKGKTLMEELEISRNELSKYQLAEKKECNQEHVLYKRLKDEEAKSSHLTREVAALKEKIHEYMGTEDSICRMKTDHSTLQRKLTQQEVRNKELAREMETLNRELERYRRFSKSLRPGMNGRRFSDLHVATKEVQTEPQDLMSPNCTMTMAPLERAVVNGKLYDESEAEENANYSNELQLTKCSPSLLNNVNNLNNLRRARVPFGKNKDASLQVNGKGQPRQNGNHVQPGDVVLTHSPGQPLHIKVTPDHGHNTATLEITSPTTENTQSFTSTAVIPTSGGPPKQRITIIQNASISPNAKSISPLMKSKGSPISDELYSPDRALSPFNMAAYSRAMSPDSCGSVTPDRAISPIQIVSVTTGTPERSLSTEPLEVVGGHAVFRVTPERQSNWQIQRSNSSGPSVFTTEDNKIHIHLGSPFIQSISTPTQTLSPCNTPGLQEQRTQVIANCSNSTIKATSKITSSITIKPTATQIQRPSQITIPPEALRRPGPTRIPKPKGSSSQKVTNGTAANLELQNKSQQAPCTHPAEGKEQHTHSAAGQNSNPNLANRRL from the exons ATGGTGGTTGACGAACAACAGCGtctgactgagcagctgaaacAACAAACAGCAAAGTTCCAAGAGCTGAGTGTCACCGCTTCGCAAGCCCAGGAGGAGCTGAGCTCAGCTAATGCCCGGCTGCAGGAAGAGGAGCAAAAGGTCTTTCGCTTGGAGGCGGAGCTGCATGACCACTCCGGTCGATTCCATCAGGAACAAGAGACCATGACTGCCAAACTGACCAGCGAGGACGCACAAAACAGGCAGCTGCGCCACAAACTGTCCACTCTCAGCAGGCAGCTTGATGACCTGGAGGAGACCAACAAGACCCTGCGCAGAGCAGAGGAGGAACTGCTGGAGCTGAGAGACAAAATCAGCCGTGGCGAGTGTGGAAACTCGAGCCTCATGTCTGAGCTCGAAGAGTTACGTAAAAGGGTGCTTGAAATGGAGGGAAAGGATGAAGAGCTGATCAGAATGGAGGACCACTGCAGGGACCTGAACAAGAAACTGGAGAAAGAGGCCACTCAAAGCCGGAGCTTGAAGGCTGAAGTCGATAAACTGAACCACCGAATTATGGACTTGGAGAAATTAGAGGACGCGTTCAGCAAGAGCAAACAAGAATGCAACTCTCTCAAAAGTAACCTGGAGAAAGAGAGGACGGTGTCACAGGTTCTGACCAGTGAGCTGGAAGTCTTGAAAGTCAGGGTCAAAGAACTGGAGGATGCTGAGAGTCAACTAGGAAAGACGGAGCTGACTCTGAAGGAAGATCTGACCAAGTTAAAGACCTTGACAGTCATGCTGGTGGATGAGAGGAAGGCAATGGCAGAGAAGCTCAAGCTCATGGAGACCAAGGTCCACAACAGCACTGGCAAACTTCAGGCTGAACAGGACAAGGTGACCTCGGTCACAGAGAAGCTGATTGACGAGAGCAAGAAAGCCCTAAGGTCAAAGGCTGAGCTTCAGGACAAAATGTGCGGCGCTACAAAGGAACGGGATGACTTGAAGGCCAAGTTGAGTGCTGAAGAGGAGAAGAGCAATGACTTGGAGTCTAAGATCAATATGATGAAGAAGAGGTTGCAATCGCTTGAGAACATAGAAAGAGAATACGTGAGAAGCAGAGCTAAAGAGGACCACACCAAGTCCCCCACTGCTAACCGCTTCCAACAAGAAGAGAACAAAGTAAAGGACTTGACGCAGGAGGTCGAACGCCTCAGGCACAAAGTAAAAGACATGAAGGTGGTGGAAGGTGACCTCTTGAAAACAGAGGAGTTTGAATCACTGGAGAAGAGATTCAACAGTGAACAAGAGAAAGGTAAGACATTAATGGAGGAGCTGGAAATATCCAGAAATGAACTTTCAAAGTACCAGCTGGCTGAGAAGAAAGAGTGCAACCAAGAGCATGTTCTTTATAAACGCTTGAAGGACGAGGAGGCGAAGTCGAGTCATTTGACCAGGGAAGTAGCAGCTCTGAAGGAGAAGATCCATGAATACATGGGGACAGAGGACTCCATTTGCCGCATGAAAACTGACCACTCGACACTCCAACGAAAGCTGACCCAACAGGAAGTCAGAAACAAAGAGCTGGCCAGAGAAATGGAGACACTCAACAGAGAGCTTGAGAGATATAGACGCTTTAGCAAAAGTCTTCGCCCTGGCATGAATGGAAGGCGCTTTTCAGACCTTCATGTTGCCACCAAGGAGGTGCAGACAGAGCCCCAGGACCTAATGTCTCCCAACTGTACGATGACAATGGCCCCCCTGGAGCGTGCTGTGGTGAACGGGAAGCTGTACGACGAGAGCGAAGCAGAGGAGAATGCAAACTACAGCAATGAGCTTCAGCTCACCAAGTGCAGCCCCTCActtttaaataatgtaaataaTCTAAACAACTTGAGAAGAGCTCGAGTCCCGTTTGGTAAAAACAAAGACGCCTCCCTTCAGGTGAACGGTAAAGGGCAACCACGGCAGAATGGCAACCACGTTCAGCCTGGAGATGTGGTGTTGACCCACAGCCCTGGGCAGCCTCTGCACATTAAAGTGACTCCTGACCACGGACATAACACAGCGACGCTCGAGATCACCAGCCCGACCACAGAAAACACCCAGTCATTCACCAGCACTGCTGTCATACCCACAAGCGGAGGTCCACCCAAACAAAGAATTACAATCATCCAGAATGCTTCCATATCCCCCAATGCTAAATCCATCTCCCCATTGATGAAATCTAAAGGGTCCCCCATCTCCGATGAACTGTACTCACCGGACAGGGCCCTATCACCTTTCAATATGGCTGCATACTCAAGAGCGATGTCTCCAGACTCGTGTGGCTCCGTAACACCAGACAGAGCCATTTCACCGATACAGATAGTGTCAGTCACAACAGGCACCCCTGAACGCTCCCTCTCCACGGAGCCACTGGAGGTCGTTGGAGGGCACGCAGTCTTCCGCGTGACCCCAGAAAGGCAAAGCAACTGGCAGATCCAGAGGTCGAACAGCTCTGGGCCGAGCGTCTTCACCACGGAGGACAACAAAATCCACATTCACTTAGGGAGCCCGTTCATTCAGAGCATCAGCACTCCAACGCAAACGCTGAGTCCGTGCAACACACCTGGACTCCAGGAGCAAAGGACGCAGGTGATTGCAAATTGCAGTAATTCTACGATCAAAGCCACGAGCAAAATCACAAGTAGCATCACGATTAAGCCCACCGCCACCCAAATCCAAAGGCCATCACAAATTACA atacCTCCAGAAGCATTACGTCGACCAGGACCTACGAGAATCCCCAAACCGAAGGGCTCCAGCTCCCAGAAAGTGACCAACGGCACGGCAGCAAACCTGGAGCTGCAGAACAAGAGTCAGCAGGCGCCGTGCACACACCCAGCCGAGGGGAaagagcagcacacacactctgctgcAGGACAAAACAGCAACCCTAACCTGGCCAACCGCAGGCTGTGA